One Kitasatospora sp. NBC_01287 DNA window includes the following coding sequences:
- a CDS encoding DUF885 domain-containing protein, which produces MASEPNPVAADGRTPRTIADAYVQALADLDPLTAVYLGLNPEDDHLPDLSPAGHTAVADLARRTLAELDQAEAADLLATAADPEAEQRCARLLRERLTAELAVHEAGEDLRAVRNLGSPLHNTREVFTLLPTETEADWASLGRRLARFPLAVQQYRATLAAGVEQSLFSAPRQVETVIGQLAEWLAPDEAADEAGRAAGWFGALVTPAPEGLRAELTGHALAASAELALLRDWLAEVYGPAAAGTPDAIGRERYLRWARYWNGADLDLDEAYRWAWTEFHDLAAQMAVEAEKVLPGSTPMQAMRWLDTEGPSIAGAEKAREYLQGLMDQAIRDLQGAHFDLAEPITRVESKLAPAGTASAPYYSAPSLDFSRPGRTWLPVMGRETFPTWDLVSTWYHEGVPGHHLQLAQWNYVAGSLSTYQVSLGGVSANLEGWALYAERLMDELGYLTDPGHRLGYLNAQMLRALRVILDIGMHVGLDFPADSPFHPGEAMTPELGRAFFGAYCGLAVETLDSELVRYLGMPGQAIGYKLGERAWLRGRAAARAAHEARGEEFDLKAWHMAALSQGSLGLDDLVEVLAQL; this is translated from the coding sequence ATGGCTTCCGAACCGAACCCCGTCGCCGCCGACGGCCGCACGCCGCGCACCATTGCGGACGCGTACGTCCAGGCTCTTGCCGACCTCGACCCGCTGACCGCGGTCTACCTCGGCCTCAACCCGGAGGACGACCACCTCCCCGACCTCTCCCCGGCCGGCCACACCGCCGTCGCCGACCTCGCCCGCCGCACGCTGGCCGAGCTCGACCAGGCCGAGGCCGCCGACCTCCTCGCCACCGCCGCCGATCCCGAGGCCGAGCAGCGCTGCGCCCGGCTGCTGCGCGAGCGGCTGACCGCCGAGCTGGCCGTGCACGAGGCCGGCGAGGACCTGCGCGCGGTGCGCAACCTCGGCTCGCCGCTGCACAACACCCGCGAGGTCTTCACCCTGCTGCCCACCGAGACCGAGGCGGACTGGGCGAGCCTGGGCCGCCGGCTGGCCCGGTTCCCGCTGGCCGTCCAGCAGTACCGGGCCACCTTGGCCGCCGGGGTCGAGCAGAGCCTGTTCTCCGCGCCGCGTCAGGTCGAGACGGTGATCGGGCAGCTCGCCGAGTGGCTGGCCCCGGACGAGGCGGCCGACGAGGCGGGCCGGGCGGCCGGCTGGTTCGGCGCCCTGGTCACCCCGGCCCCCGAGGGCCTGCGCGCCGAGCTGACCGGGCACGCGCTGGCCGCCTCCGCCGAGCTGGCCCTGCTGCGGGACTGGCTGGCCGAGGTCTACGGCCCCGCCGCGGCCGGCACCCCCGACGCGATCGGCCGCGAGCGCTACCTGCGCTGGGCGCGCTACTGGAACGGCGCCGACCTGGACCTGGACGAGGCCTACCGCTGGGCCTGGACGGAGTTCCACGACCTGGCCGCGCAGATGGCCGTCGAGGCCGAGAAGGTGCTGCCCGGCAGCACGCCGATGCAGGCGATGCGCTGGCTGGACACCGAGGGCCCCTCGATCGCCGGTGCCGAGAAGGCCCGCGAGTACCTGCAGGGCCTGATGGACCAGGCGATCCGCGACCTGCAGGGCGCCCACTTCGACCTGGCCGAGCCGATCACCCGGGTCGAGTCCAAGCTCGCCCCCGCCGGCACCGCCAGCGCGCCGTACTACTCGGCCCCCTCGCTGGACTTCAGCCGCCCCGGCCGGACCTGGCTGCCGGTGATGGGCCGGGAGACCTTCCCGACCTGGGACCTGGTCAGCACCTGGTACCACGAGGGCGTCCCCGGCCACCACCTGCAGCTCGCGCAGTGGAACTACGTGGCGGGCAGCCTCTCCACCTACCAGGTCAGCCTGGGCGGGGTGAGCGCCAACCTGGAGGGCTGGGCGCTCTACGCCGAGCGGCTGATGGACGAGCTCGGCTACCTGACCGACCCCGGCCACCGGCTCGGCTACCTCAACGCCCAGATGCTGCGGGCGCTGCGGGTGATCCTGGACATCGGCATGCACGTGGGCCTGGACTTCCCGGCCGACTCGCCGTTCCACCCGGGCGAGGCGATGACCCCGGAGCTGGGCCGCGCGTTCTTCGGCGCCTACTGCGGGCTGGCCGTCGAGACCCTGGACAGCGAGCTGGTCCGCTACCTCGGCATGCCCGGCCAGGCGATCGGCTACAAGCTCGGCGAGCGCGCCTGGCTGCGCGGCCGGGCGGCGGCGCGGGCGGCGCACGAGGCGCGCGGTGAGGAGTTCGACCTCAAGGCCTGGCACATGGCGGCGCTCTCGCAGGGCTCGCTCGGGCTGGACGACCTGGTCGAGGTGCTCGCGCAGCTGTGA
- a CDS encoding TetR/AcrR family transcriptional regulator yields MNATEPAAPSPSPAAGPVTGPARGPAERPRRAGYRRLPVQQRREQLIAVALELFSARPPDEVSLDDVAEASGASRPLVYRYFAGGKQQLYEAALSSAAEELISRFTVPPRGTPTEQLGSVLDGYFSFVAEHDAGYGALLRGGSVVETARTGAIVDKVRRAALRRTLRYMGVAEPGPRLTLLVRSWISVVEASSLSWLDEGRQIPPAQLRDWLVDEFVAMCAATAAHDPQSAQVLADLLALEAPDGRAAALLARLGALRTGR; encoded by the coding sequence ATGAACGCCACCGAGCCGGCCGCGCCCAGCCCATCGCCCGCCGCCGGTCCGGTCACCGGGCCCGCCCGGGGCCCCGCCGAGCGGCCCCGGCGGGCCGGCTACCGGCGGCTGCCGGTGCAGCAGCGCCGCGAGCAGCTGATCGCGGTGGCCCTGGAGCTCTTCAGCGCCCGCCCGCCGGACGAGGTGAGCCTGGACGACGTGGCCGAGGCCTCCGGCGCCTCCCGCCCGCTGGTCTACCGCTACTTCGCCGGCGGCAAGCAGCAGCTCTACGAGGCGGCGCTGAGCAGCGCGGCCGAGGAGCTGATCAGCCGCTTCACCGTGCCGCCGCGCGGCACCCCGACCGAGCAGCTGGGCTCGGTGCTCGACGGCTACTTCTCCTTCGTCGCGGAGCACGACGCCGGCTACGGCGCGCTGCTGCGCGGCGGCTCGGTGGTGGAGACGGCGCGGACCGGCGCGATCGTCGACAAGGTGCGCCGGGCCGCGCTGCGCCGCACCCTGCGCTACATGGGCGTGGCCGAACCGGGGCCGCGGCTCACCCTGCTGGTGCGCTCCTGGATCTCGGTGGTCGAGGCCTCCTCGCTCAGCTGGCTGGACGAGGGCCGGCAGATCCCGCCCGCCCAGCTGCGCGACTGGCTGGTGGACGAGTTCGTGGCGATGTGCGCGGCCACCGCGGCCCATGACCCGCAGAGCGCCCAGGTGCTGGCCGACCTGCTGGCGCTGGAGGCACCGGACGGGCGCGCCGCGGCGCTGCTGGCCCGCCTCGGCGCCCTGCGCACCGGGCGCTGA
- a CDS encoding fumarylacetoacetate hydrolase family protein, which yields MKLLRVGPPGAERPVVLGPDGTAYDLSGRTPDVDGAFLSGLDVSELAGAVERGELPVVDLAGRRIGAPVARPGKVVCVGLNYRDHAAEAGAAIPTEPVLFLKASNTVVGPDDEVLVPRGATKTDYEVELAVVIGRQARYLESDEQAAAVIAGYAIANDVTERAFQLERGGQWDKGKCCETFFPLGPYLVTPDEAGDPQALELRLWVNGELRQDGHTAEMIFPVYPVLRYISQFMVLEPGDVVTTGTPAGVTSGRPGTAFLRPGDVMELEVAGLGRQRQVLGKA from the coding sequence ATGAAGCTCCTCCGTGTTGGCCCCCCGGGCGCCGAGCGGCCGGTCGTGCTCGGCCCGGACGGCACCGCGTACGACCTCTCGGGGCGCACCCCCGACGTCGACGGGGCCTTCCTGTCCGGTCTGGACGTGAGCGAACTGGCGGGCGCGGTGGAGCGGGGCGAGCTGCCCGTCGTCGACCTCGCCGGCCGGCGGATCGGCGCGCCGGTGGCGCGTCCGGGCAAGGTGGTCTGCGTCGGGCTGAACTACCGCGACCACGCGGCCGAGGCGGGTGCCGCGATACCCACCGAGCCGGTGCTCTTCCTGAAGGCCAGCAACACCGTGGTCGGCCCGGACGACGAGGTGCTGGTGCCGCGCGGCGCCACCAAGACCGACTACGAGGTCGAGCTGGCCGTGGTGATCGGGCGGCAGGCCCGCTACCTGGAGAGCGACGAGCAGGCGGCGGCCGTCATCGCCGGCTACGCGATCGCCAACGACGTCACCGAGCGCGCCTTCCAACTGGAGCGCGGCGGCCAGTGGGACAAGGGCAAGTGCTGCGAGACCTTCTTCCCGCTGGGCCCCTACCTGGTCACCCCCGACGAGGCCGGCGACCCGCAGGCGCTGGAGCTCAGGCTCTGGGTCAACGGCGAGCTGCGGCAGGACGGGCACACCGCGGAGATGATCTTCCCGGTCTACCCGGTGCTGCGCTACATCAGCCAGTTCATGGTGCTGGAGCCCGGCGACGTGGTCACCACCGGCACCCCGGCGGGCGTCACCAGCGGCCGCCCGGGCACCGCCTTCCTGCGGCCCGGTGACGTGATGGAGCTGGAGGTCGCCGGGCTCGGGCGGCAGCGGCAGGTGCTGGGCAAGGCCTGA